A section of the Sceloporus undulatus isolate JIND9_A2432 ecotype Alabama chromosome 3, SceUnd_v1.1, whole genome shotgun sequence genome encodes:
- the LOC121926687 gene encoding spermatogenesis-associated protein 13-like, translated as MFTAAQLNTIFGNIEDIYKFQRKFLKDLEKQYNKEEPHLSEIGACFLQHQEGFAIYSEYCNNHPSACIELSNLMKQSKYRHFFEACRLLQQMIDIAIDGFLLTPVQKICKYPLQLAELLKYTTQEHSLLL; from the exons ATGTTCACTGCAGCTCAGCTAAAcacaatatttggaaatattgaaGACATTTacaaatttcaaagaaaattcTTAAAAGATCTAGAGAAGCAGTACAACAAAGAAGAGCCCCACTTAAGTGAAATAGGAGCCTGCTTTCTTCAGCAT cAAGAAGGCTTTGCCATATACTCGGAGTATTGCAACAATCATCCCAGTGCCTGCATTGAGCTCTCCAACCTGATGAAACAGAGCAAGTACCGCCACTTCTTTGAAGCTTGTCGCCTACTGCAGCAAATGATTGACATTGCCATAGATGGTTTTCTTCTCACGCCTGTTCAGAAGATCTGCAAATACCCCCTGCAACTGGCAGAATTACTTAAGTACACTACTCAGGAACACAG TCTATTGTTGTAg